One window of Calderihabitans maritimus genomic DNA carries:
- a CDS encoding ferredoxin: MKVKVDPDECIECGACIATCPAVFDWDDNGKAHAIVDEVPPEEEDAAHEAVEGCPTDAISEE; encoded by the coding sequence ATGAAAGTTAAAGTAGATCCCGACGAATGTATCGAATGTGGAGCTTGTATTGCTACTTGTCCAGCCGTTTTCGATTGGGACGATAATGGAAAGGCTCATGCCATCGTTGATGAAGTACCTCCCGAAGAAGAAGATGCAGCCCATGAGGCTGTGGAAGGCTGTCCTACG